A single region of the Candidatus Zixiibacteriota bacterium genome encodes:
- a CDS encoding GTP-binding protein, whose amino-acid sequence MAKEKFERTKPHVNVGTIGHVDHGKTTLTAAMTMVL is encoded by the coding sequence ATGGCAAAAGAGAAATTTGAACGGACTAAGCCGCACGTGAACGTCGGTACGATCGGTCACGTGGATCACGGAAAGACGACGTTGACCGCGGCTATGACGATGGTTTTG